Proteins from a genomic interval of Chroococcidiopsis thermalis PCC 7203:
- a CDS encoding helix-turn-helix domain-containing protein translates to MSQSFGKVIRQARKAREFSQRELAKLIGVDYTYLSKLENDHAGYPPSEDVIHKLSLHLDLPEAELRHLAGRITPDDTKVFEELVRKYKQMPVLLRRMRDEPEFAQKLLRDTTNRD, encoded by the coding sequence ATGAGTCAAAGTTTTGGTAAAGTTATTCGTCAAGCTCGTAAGGCAAGAGAGTTTAGTCAGCGCGAGTTAGCCAAGTTAATCGGGGTAGATTACACTTACTTATCGAAACTAGAGAACGACCATGCTGGCTATCCTCCTAGCGAAGATGTCATTCACAAACTATCTTTGCATTTGGACTTGCCAGAAGCAGAACTGAGACATCTAGCTGGTCGCATTACACCAGATGACACAAAAGTTTTTGAAGAACTGGTTAGAAAGTACAAACAAATGCCTGTCTTGTTACGCCGAATGCGAGACGAACCTGAATTTGCTCAGAAATTATTGAGAGATACAACCAACCGAGATTAG
- a CDS encoding ImmA/IrrE family metallo-endopeptidase codes for MKVIKPYQSMSKKEIEHRALDVLQRVQAKRKRPLKFPLDAGHLAESLGLDMDCGKIAPDEQGAIAAMILPTERKIIMNESSLNLPKGFEESSIAHEIGHWELHIDKNAISKFVELQNSGLETAVEPFLCRNVNAQQGIEKQAQYFASCLLMPQFKIEDVKRGRDLTKWKHLYAMKDELGVTISNLTHRLQDLGLIYIPKDSKQIYLGKAGS; via the coding sequence TTGAAGGTTATTAAACCCTATCAGTCCATGTCCAAAAAGGAAATCGAGCATCGAGCATTGGATGTACTTCAGCGCGTGCAAGCAAAGCGTAAACGTCCTTTAAAATTTCCACTCGATGCAGGACACTTAGCTGAATCTCTTGGTTTAGACATGGATTGTGGGAAAATAGCACCAGATGAGCAAGGTGCGATCGCGGCTATGATTTTACCTACAGAACGTAAAATTATAATGAATGAAAGTAGTCTAAATTTGCCTAAAGGATTTGAAGAATCTTCAATTGCTCACGAAATTGGACATTGGGAACTTCACATTGACAAAAATGCAATTTCTAAATTTGTAGAACTGCAAAATTCTGGTTTGGAAACCGCTGTTGAGCCTTTTCTCTGCCGTAATGTTAACGCGCAGCAAGGAATTGAAAAGCAAGCACAGTATTTTGCTAGTTGCTTGTTAATGCCTCAATTTAAGATAGAAGACGTAAAACGGGGACGCGATTTAACTAAATGGAAACATCTTTATGCGATGAAAGATGAGCTTGGTGTCACAATTTCTAATTTGACACATCGCCTACAAGACCTTGGTTTAATTTATATTCCCAAAGATTCCAAGCAAATTTATCTTGGTAAAGCTGGATCGTAA
- a CDS encoding DUF2141 domain-containing protein translates to MKIKFCQKSQILKTCLLLSFLGIAIEISNGRVYANNLSGNLTVEINGFRNREGQACVSLFASSQGFPNNRKNVVQRQCNKITSVPLIVNFRNLKAGNYAVAIIHDTNGDGTLNRNDLGMPIEGYGFSRNPEIRTAAPKFNDAAVLIAGPNTSVQVQLKYLD, encoded by the coding sequence ATGAAGATAAAATTTTGCCAAAAGTCTCAAATATTGAAAACTTGTCTGTTACTGTCATTTCTTGGAATTGCGATCGAGATTTCTAATGGCAGAGTATATGCTAATAACTTGTCTGGCAATTTAACTGTAGAAATCAATGGTTTTAGAAACCGTGAAGGGCAAGCTTGCGTCAGTCTGTTTGCCAGCAGTCAAGGTTTTCCTAATAATAGAAAAAATGTCGTACAGCGTCAGTGTAATAAGATTACTTCTGTTCCCCTGATAGTCAATTTTAGGAATCTCAAAGCTGGAAATTACGCTGTTGCTATTATTCACGATACTAATGGAGATGGTACGCTCAACCGCAACGATTTAGGAATGCCAATTGAGGGATATGGATTTTCAAGAAATCCAGAAATTCGTACAGCCGCACCTAAGTTTAATGATGCAGCTGTTTTAATTGCTGGTCCAAATACAAGCGTGCAGGTTCAGTTGAAGTATTTGGATTGA